In Phoenix dactylifera cultivar Barhee BC4 chromosome 11, palm_55x_up_171113_PBpolish2nd_filt_p, whole genome shotgun sequence, the following are encoded in one genomic region:
- the LOC103695891 gene encoding receptor-like protein 4, whose protein sequence is MDVTLSSMQLRSLRLSQQSKRLWQKKEFEGHWSMFGLGFEMDLLCWCHPNNSADQPTNEDKNLCQELAQEIREKEPSQIGDLLYNQLNCSIPESLGQLTSLLILVPASLGGRPLHRASFNFTGNGGLCGIPGLRTCGPYPSVSAKVGIAFEALVAFLLVLGCLACWWKRRQNILGAQKIAAAREALYANRAKTRLTRDVQTIKHHHAHDQSRNPAESGSHLLN, encoded by the exons ATGGACGTCACGTTATCATCAATGCAATTGAGGTCTTTGAGATTGTCACAGCAGAGCAAAAGACTGTGGCAGAAGAAG GAATTTGAAGGTCATTGGTCGATGTTTGGACTGGGATTTGAAATGGACTTGTTATGCTGGTGCCATCCTAATAATAGTGCAGACCAACCTACAAATGAAGATAAAAATTTGTGCCAGGAACTTGCACAGGAAATTCGTGAAAAGGAACCATCTCAGATAGG AGACCTCTTATACAACCAACTAAATTGCTCAATTCCGGAAAGCCTTGGCCAGCTGACTTCATTGCTGATATT AGTTCCAGCCAGTCTTGGAGGAAGACCTCTTCATAGGGCTAGTTTCAA CTTTACTGgtaatggaggtctatgtggaaTTCCTGGGTTACGAACATGTGGGCCCTATCCATCTGTCTCTGCTAAGGTTGGCATCGCATTTGAGGCTTTGGTTGCATTTTTACTGGTACTAGGCTGTTTAGCATGCTGGTGGAAACGGAGGCAGAACATCCTTGGAGCTCAGAAGATTGCTGCTG CAAGGGAAGCACTATATGCTAATAGGGCAAAGACTCGCCTAACACGGGATGTGCAAACGATCAAGCATCATCATGCGCATGATCAGTCTCGAAATCCTGCCGAGAGCGGGTCCCATTTACTCAATTGA